One Felis catus isolate Fca126 chromosome D2, F.catus_Fca126_mat1.0, whole genome shotgun sequence DNA window includes the following coding sequences:
- the MAP10 gene encoding microtubule-associated protein 10 — translation MAVPSSERLFSLELLVDWVRLEAGLLPPPPRPVVEEEEEQEEEDEEEEEASPPRPSRDLCPAVAFRLLDFPTLLVYPPDGPGTPAPEPRPGLVSFGRGKSCLFRLHPVTLHRLLLRTPLYTLLLQLPPGRPTPAPRLLGACSISLAAAAHKVLGQAASGCSQSHRGSFPLHNQVGERIGDIALGYRFTDLGSSLLGHLERPVATAGGGVERVEVSSQTPQETQQPDSEPRPRDADKSLVSLKIPKAQKGLKEIAFHSKPNCSNTVSVEHGKTSSVCSNSSGMRSVSPPCQGVTELDIEANIFCPPPLYYTHLTQEKMPPVQGTITIKPQINAPEELDGISLGGNHVTVPAHTDSLKHAGSGTQESPPKLINPPHVQDKGASDQTAYHGQTEQSRINTIRQLPLLNALLVELSLLYNQPVASPPQIHPHLAWLYRTEGKKSPESSAKCTCKSESKKGKLSVGESDKSVNLQYKKNQGENLKKEKYFEKNSGNPPKRVPRGRLLYGLTNTLKLRLKQTNPDMLLVHEKREQYRKMQAQMLGAKLRFPSSKVKVFSFAEQPQKPHQLPKDRCSKSDASFAENSDTSKQISGGFDAPSTGKETKLKCATEKTECGEHRTNNGLLEEILRPSDSIVPERFTHASILEGEMERKIQSPCQVAVPDRIVVDKEIEDKQVKVTDDDILTDDMSEKPSGSSCSESISELKYSDDFTSPCFSEDFHTTEDTSRILQACDSHLAAENPKHNQYTGKSSETRLSIRKNSSEKSSILSPPFSAGSPVRSHKGSHISRIPDKSLEEDSSISTSDLSVSHWTEEKGNQVDRNSVHNSKVTKLKTKIGCKSSEKSQSPRTSQVSSYLPSNLSELELNVLDSSTPDHFEEDDDIGSLNISKQCKDICELVINKLPGYTM, via the coding sequence ATGGCGGTCCCCTCGTCCGAGCGGCTTTTCTCGCTGGAGCTGCTCGTAGATTGGGTGCGTCTTGAAGCCgggctgctgccgccgccgccgcggcccgtggtcgaggaggaggaggagcaagaagaggaggacgaggaggaggaggaggcgtcGCCACCACGGCCGTCGCGCGACCTGTGCCCCGCAGTGGCCTTCCGCCTGCTGGACTTCCCCACCCTGCTGGTTTACCCTCCTGACGGCCCCGGCACTCCAGCCCCGGAACCCCGGCCTGGCCTGGTCAGCTTCGGTCGCGGCAAGTCCTGTCTCTTCCGCCTGCACCCCGTTACGCTGCACCGCCTGCTCCTTCGGACACCGCTTTACACCTTGCTGCTGCAGCTGCCTCCTGGGCGCCCGACTCCTGCCCCGCGACTCCTGGGTGCCTGTAGCATCTCGCTGGCCGCCGCCGCCCACAAGGTCCTGGGACAGGCCGCCTCCGGCTGCTCCCAGAGTCATCGAGGAAGTTTCCCTCTGCATAACCAAGTCGGGGAGCGGATTGGGGACATTGCCCTGGGCTACCGCTTCACTGATTTGGGAAGCAGCTTGTTGGGCCATCTTGAGCGGCCAGTCGCTACCGCAGGAGGTGGGGTGGAGCGTGTAGAGGTCAGTTCCCAGACCCCACAGGAAACACAGCAGCCAGACTCAGAGCCAAGACCAAGAGATGCTGATAAGTCCCTTGTGAGTTTAAAAATCCCAAAGGCACAGAAGGGTTTGAAGGAAATAGCTTTCCATAGTAAGCCCAACTGTAGTAACACGGTTTCTGTGGAGCATGGCAAAACCAGCTCTGTTTGTTCAAATTCTAGTGGGATGAGAAGCGTTAGCCCCCCATGTCAGGGAGTCACAGAGTTGGACATTGAAGCCAACATATTTTGCCCTCCTCCTCTGTATTACACTCATTTGACCCAAGAAAAGATGCCTCCTGTACAGGGTACAATCACCATTAAACCTCAAATAAATGCCCCTGAGGAATTGGATGGTATTTCTCTGGGGGGAAATCACGTAACTGTCCCAGCACATACTGATTCTCTGAAACATGCTGGTTCTGGGACACAGGAGAGTCCTCCAAAGCTCATAAATCCTCCGCATGTTCAGGATAAAGGCGCAAGTGATCAAACTGCATATCACGGGCAAACTGAACAAAGTAGAATTAACACGATAAGGCAGCTGCCTTTGTTAAACGCTTTGTTGGTTGAGTTGTCCTTGTTATATAACCAACCTGTGGCAAGCCCCCCTCAAATACATCCTCACTTAGCCTGGTTATATAGAACTGAGGGTAAGAAGTCACCAGAGTCATCTGCCAAATGCACATGTAAATCTGAATCTAAGAAGGGTAAGCTTTCTGTGGGGGAAAGTGACAAGTCAGTGAATCTTCAGTATAAAAAGAACCAAGGTGAAAAtctcaaaaaagagaaatattttgaaaagaacagTGGAAACCCTCCCAAAAGAGTTCCAAGGGGGAGGCTGCTTTATGGTTTAACAAATACACTTAAACTACgtttaaagcaaacaaaccctGATATGTTGTTAGTGCATGAAAAAAGAGAACAGTATAGAAAAATGCAAGCACAGATGTTGGGTGCAAAACTCAGATTTCCATCATCCAAAGTTAAAGTATTCAGCTTTGCAGAACAACCTCAGAAGCCACATCAACTGCCTAAAGATAGGTGTTCGAAATCAGATGCATCTTTTGCTGAGAACAGTGATACCTCAAAGCAAATCAGTGGTGGTTTTGATGCTCCTAGCACAGGTAAAGAAACTAAGCTGAAATGTGCAACTGAAAAGACAGAGTGTGGTGAACATAGAACAAATAATGGTTTATTGGAAGAAATTCTACGTCCTTCAGATTCCATTGTCCCAGAAAGGTTTACTCATGCAAGTAttttggaaggagaaatggaaaggaaaatccAAAGTCCGTGTCAGGTTGCAGTTCCTGACAGAATTGTAGTAGATAAAGAAATAGAGGATAAGCAGGTCAAAGTCACCGATGATGACATTCTTACTGATGATATGAGTGAAAAACCAAGTGGGAGTAGTTGCTCTGAAAGCATCTCAGAACTAAAGTATTCAGATGACTTCACCAGTCCTTGCTTTTCCGAAGATTTCCATACCACCGAGGATACTAGCAGAATTTTACAAGCTTGTGATAGCCATTTAGCAGCAGAAAATCCAAAACATAATCAATACACAGGTAAGTCTAGTGAAACAAGACTGTCCATAAGAAAAAACAGCAGCGAAAAGAGTTCTATTCTTAGCCCACCTTTTTCAGCTGGCTCACCAGTACGCTCACATAAAGGATCTCATATTTCAAGGATTCCAGATAAAAGTTTGGAGGAAGATTCTAGTATCTCTACCAGTGATTTGTCTGTATCACATTGGActgaggaaaaaggaaaccagGTAGATCGAAACAGTGTGCATAATTCTAAAGTTactaaacttaaaacaaaaatcgGTTGCAAGTCTTCAGAAAAAAGCCAGTCACCTCGGACATCTCAAGTGAGTTCTTATCTGCCATCTAATTTATCAGAACTAGAACTTAATGTCCTGGATAGCAGCACACCAGATCACTTTGAAGAAGATGATGACATTGGTTCACTAAATATTTCCAAGCAATGCAAAGATATTTGCGAATTAGTGATAAATAAACTTCCAGGATATACAATGTGA